GTAGAGCTGAAAAAGCGACAATAGGAGCAATTCTTAAGTATCTATCATTTTTTATGAAAAATTTAAAGAATCTAGTTACAAACAAGAAGACAATCATACTAGAAGAACCAAATAGAATTAATAAAATACCATATAGTTTTTTCTTAATAAATTTGTTTTTTTCAACAATTTCATCTGGTACTAAAAATATAGCTGTACTTATAGAAATAATAACGATTGCAACAATTATGGAGTTAAAAATTCAAGAGAAATTTAATCAGTGTTTATCGTATTCATAACCTTCAATTTTCTTTATTTTTGCTTCAAAATGAAGGATTTTCTTTTCAATATCAGCTCTAACTTGTTCTCTGGTTTCAGAAATTATTTTAGTTTTTAATAATTGAATTTTTCCTTCATATCTTTTAATAACATTAGCATTAGAAAAGTATTTTTTACCTTGTTTTACACAAATTCAGAAGAAAATTCCAGGTATAAAACCAGTTACTCCTAAGTAAATGGTATAAAAAACAGAATAAAGTGAAGGTACAAAAATAAAAGTAATTAAATCTGATAAAACACCAGTTAAAAAACCTACTATAGGTCCAAAAATAAATCCAGTTAATTTAACAGGTAAACCAACAACTGAGTACTTAAATGTAGGTAAAATTGAAGGCGGAAAAACCCTAACACTAATAATTAGCATTATGACAGTAATAGAAACAAAAATTGCGATAAAAGCAATAGATTTATTACTTCACTTTTTCATCTTTCCCCTTTAAGTTTTATTTTAATTTTACTAAAAAAATTAGTTTTAAACAACAGGAAAACCAGTTTTTTAAAATATTTTAATAATAATACTTTTAATGAGCGACTCTTGTGATGTTTTTAGCTCAATCAATTTTGTTATATAAAATTTCATAAACAACAAATTTTACTAAATCAGATAAGTAGAAAATTAAGAAAGAAATTGGGAAATTAGCTTCAGGACTAATGTTGATATTTGGAGTTATTAAAAATACAACCATAACTAATCAAATAGTTTGCATCACTCCAAAAGCAAATTCTCAAGAAGAAGAAATATTTGATTTTCCACCTGCCGGAATAATTCTGATTGAGGTTAACATTCACATTCAAATAGGATTAAATACTATAATTACTCAACCACTATAAAATACTTGTTCCTTAAAGAAATTTGAAGCTAAATGTTGTTGTTGAACTAAAGCATTTTTAAGATCAGTACTGTCAGGAAAAGCATTTTTGAATTTTTGAGCCCAGTCAGTCATTGCTTGACCTTTTGATATATCAGGATTTAAAGTTTCTTGAATACCTCGCTCTATACCTCTAGCAAATGAGTCAATGTGTAAAATGGAAATATTATAAATAGCAAGTAAAGCAGATAAAAATACAGCAAATAAAAATAAATATCCTTTTAAAACCTTTGCATTTTTAGTTGCTTCTTCAATTTTATTTTGACCCAATAATCTACTAACAAAGATGGAAATATTGGCTTGAATTGAAGAAAATGAAGAAGTTAAAGCTTGTACAATGGTGTTTGTTATTCCTAAAATAGTTACAACACCTATACCTCAAGCTGCCTTTCATTCACCAGCTCCAATTGAGCCTTGTGGAAAGCCTTGTGGTCAAATAAAAATACGTACAGAAGTAGCAATTGTTCCCCCTGTTGTAAGAAGTGCTCCGGTAATTCTTTTTGAAAACTGAATTCAGATGATTTTTGAAATAACAAAAGCTTTTCAAGGAACAAAAACTAGTTCTCTGTTTTTGAAAAACATGAAGAAATATGAAGTAATAAAGACAACCAATCTTGCAATTACAGTAGCTATCGCAGAACCTACTGAACCCATTCTTGGAATTAAAATTAAGTTTAAAGAAATGTTGATAACTAAAGATAAAAAAGTAAAAAATAAAGCACTTTTTAGCTTCTTCATCTCTCTTAAAATAGAATTGGTAGAAAAGTTAAATGAAATTATTAATCAAGAAATAGCGATTACTCTTAAATAGAGCGAAGCTTGATTAACAGTATCTTGGTAATTAGGATTATTATCAAGTGATCGATTACCAGAAACAACTTTAATCATTGCCTCAGGATTGCTTCAAGCTGCAATACAAAAAATCAAAACAAAACCAATTGTTAAAATGTATCGTAAATTGTTTATTTCTCTACATTTTTCTATGTTTTTGCTTCCAAAATATTGTCCAAATAATATAGCAGAAACAAAGTTAACACCTAAAATAAATGAAAAACTTATTCCTGTTCAAGCATTTGCAAGTCCAAGAGCCGTAATTCCGTTTCTAACTCCAGTCACCATAAAATTATCAACAAAGTTATTTATTGAAATTAGAAATGAAGCTAAAACAATAGGAATTGTAAC
This Mycoplasma sp. 1654_15 DNA region includes the following protein-coding sequences:
- a CDS encoding MATE family efflux transporter, which codes for MNILKSIRAYFPADKHQLIQLSKVTIPIVLASFLISINNFVDNFMVTGVRNGITALGLANAWTGISFSFILGVNFVSAILFGQYFGSKNIEKCREINNLRYILTIGFVLIFCIAAWSNPEAMIKVVSGNRSLDNNPNYQDTVNQASLYLRVIAISWLIISFNFSTNSILREMKKLKSALFFTFLSLVINISLNLILIPRMGSVGSAIATVIARLVVFITSYFFMFFKNRELVFVPWKAFVISKIIWIQFSKRITGALLTTGGTIATSVRIFIWPQGFPQGSIGAGEWKAAWGIGVVTILGITNTIVQALTSSFSSIQANISIFVSRLLGQNKIEEATKNAKVLKGYLFLFAVFLSALLAIYNISILHIDSFARGIERGIQETLNPDISKGQAMTDWAQKFKNAFPDSTDLKNALVQQQHLASNFFKEQVFYSGWVIIVFNPIWMWMLTSIRIIPAGGKSNISSSWEFAFGVMQTIWLVMVVFLITPNINISPEANFPISFLIFYLSDLVKFVVYEILYNKIDWAKNITRVAH
- a CDS encoding substrate-specific component FolT of folate ECF transporter, which gives rise to MKKWSNKSIAFIAIFVSITVIMLIISVRVFPPSILPTFKYSVVGLPVKLTGFIFGPIVGFLTGVLSDLITFIFVPSLYSVFYTIYLGVTGFIPGIFFWICVKQGKKYFSNANVIKRYEGKIQLLKTKIISETREQVRADIEKKILHFEAKIKKIEGYEYDKHWLNFSWIFNSIIVAIVIISISTAIFLVPDEIVEKNKFIKKKLYGILLILFGSSSMIVFLFVTRFFKFFIKNDRYLRIAPIVAFSALHEPIGNIIVATGDVQAGVLDRFDIALIGHFLTSPIKIWINLSVIYLASSVIIPMVNNKTFYSY